A section of the Virgibacillus sp. NKC19-3 genome encodes:
- the narJ gene encoding nitrate reductase molybdenum cofactor assembly chaperone → MMQEERAVLVIASRLLGYPAENLSQERLDIQECVEENVETRELKQDLIAAYDSLFRLPSQEIRELYVSTFDLKSKLGLYLSAHEFGDSAKRGAALIKLQKIVNQAGFEREGDELADYMPMLFEFLAVAPESKEHERLYRRLGTAIGRMLNNIDAENPYKGILQVLMRHVFPEPTKEEVEKLEFDREEADLEELPYPIMYQ, encoded by the coding sequence ATGATGCAGGAAGAACGTGCTGTACTCGTCATTGCTTCTCGTCTATTGGGATATCCTGCAGAGAACTTAAGCCAAGAGAGGCTGGATATTCAAGAATGCGTTGAGGAAAATGTGGAAACAAGAGAATTGAAACAGGATCTTATTGCTGCTTATGATTCATTATTTCGCTTACCTTCCCAGGAAATAAGAGAATTATATGTATCCACATTTGATCTAAAGTCCAAGTTAGGTCTTTATTTATCAGCACATGAGTTTGGAGATAGCGCCAAGCGTGGAGCTGCACTAATTAAATTGCAGAAGATAGTAAATCAGGCTGGTTTTGAACGGGAAGGGGATGAATTAGCTGATTATATGCCGATGCTTTTTGAATTTTTAGCTGTGGCACCAGAATCTAAAGAGCATGAGCGGCTCTACAGGCGCCTTGGAACAGCAATCGGACGCATGTTAAATAATATCGATGCAGAGAATCCCTATAAGGGTATACTTCAGGTTTTAATGCGGCATGTATTTCCGGAGCCTACCAAGGAAGAGGTTGAGAAACTGGAGTTCGACAGAGAAGAAGCTGATTTAGAAGAATTGCCTTATCCTATCATGTATCAATGA
- the narH gene encoding nitrate reductase subunit beta, producing MRIKAQVAMVMHLDKCIGCHTCSVTCKNTWTNRPGTEYMWFNNVETRPGPGYPKQWEDTNRFKGGWELKNGKLKLKAGGPITKLANIFYNPDMASMDDYYEPWTYEYDNLIHSPKSENIPVARPQSMITGKYMDKPEWGSNWDDDLAGGSEIVPLDPNVQELQEHISMEYEKTFMMYLPRICEHCLNPSCVASCPSGALYKRDEDGIVLVDQDACRGWRFCMSGCPYHKVYYNWNTHKAEKCNFCYPRTEAGLPTICSETCVGRIRYIGVVLYDADKVKDAASVEDPQDLYEAQLDCFLDPFDPEIQEKAREAGINDAWIESAQESPVYKMAIKWKIALPLHPEYRTMPMVWYVPPLSPIMNHITNEEELSTDGYIPAVDQMRIPMEYLASLLSAGDTEVIRKVLLKLTAMRVFMRGKTVGGVDEFKQSELVREANTSPEEIEDMARLLGVAKYDERFVIPTGRREMDDDLDYQQGACSLENIAPREGVAATFAYERGMK from the coding sequence TTGAGAATTAAGGCACAGGTTGCAATGGTCATGCACCTGGACAAATGTATCGGCTGTCATACTTGTTCGGTAACATGTAAAAACACGTGGACAAATCGCCCGGGAACAGAATATATGTGGTTTAATAACGTAGAAACACGTCCGGGTCCAGGTTATCCGAAACAATGGGAAGATACGAATCGCTTTAAAGGTGGTTGGGAATTAAAGAATGGTAAGTTGAAACTGAAGGCAGGAGGTCCGATCACCAAATTGGCCAATATCTTTTATAACCCGGATATGGCCAGTATGGATGATTATTATGAGCCATGGACCTATGAGTATGATAATCTGATTCATAGTCCGAAATCAGAGAATATACCTGTCGCTAGACCACAGTCAATGATTACCGGTAAATACATGGATAAACCAGAATGGGGGTCTAACTGGGATGATGACTTAGCAGGTGGAAGTGAAATCGTTCCACTTGATCCGAATGTGCAAGAATTACAGGAACATATCTCCATGGAGTATGAAAAAACGTTCATGATGTATCTGCCTAGAATCTGCGAACATTGCCTAAATCCATCCTGTGTTGCCTCATGTCCATCAGGTGCCCTGTATAAACGGGATGAAGATGGTATCGTTCTGGTCGATCAGGATGCGTGTCGCGGCTGGCGCTTTTGCATGAGTGGCTGTCCGTATCACAAAGTATATTATAATTGGAATACACATAAAGCGGAAAAATGTAACTTCTGTTATCCGCGTACAGAAGCAGGGCTGCCAACAATCTGCTCTGAGACCTGTGTTGGTCGTATTCGTTATATCGGTGTTGTTCTATATGATGCAGATAAAGTGAAAGATGCTGCTTCTGTAGAGGATCCGCAAGATCTTTATGAAGCACAGCTTGACTGTTTCCTAGATCCTTTTGATCCGGAAATTCAAGAAAAAGCACGTGAAGCCGGGATTAACGATGCTTGGATTGAATCTGCACAGGAATCACCGGTTTATAAAATGGCGATCAAATGGAAAATTGCTCTTCCATTACATCCGGAATATCGTACGATGCCGATGGTTTGGTATGTACCTCCACTTAGTCCGATCATGAATCATATTACCAATGAAGAGGAGTTAAGCACGGATGGCTATATCCCGGCAGTTGATCAAATGCGTATCCCGATGGAATATCTAGCATCATTGCTCTCAGCCGGTGATACAGAAGTAATTCGCAAGGTGCTGCTTAAATTGACAGCAATGCGTGTCTTCATGCGAGGAAAAACAGTTGGAGGCGTAGATGAATTCAAACAAAGTGAACTGGTAAGAGAAGCAAATACAAGTCCAGAGGAAATTGAAGATATGGCACGACTACTCGGTGTGGCAAAATACGATGAGCGTTTCGTCATTCCTACCGGCCGCAGGGAAATGGATGATGATTTAGATTATCAACAAGGTGCCTGCAGTCTGGAAAATATAGCACCCCGTGAAGGAGTTGCAGCCACATTCGCTTACGAAAGAGGGATGAAATGA